The following proteins are co-located in the Cupriavidus pauculus genome:
- a CDS encoding GNAT family N-acetyltransferase — MPAATPRPPFRLRDATPDDVPAIHAIYAHHVRHGRASFEEVEPSVDDMRLRFAEVRRKGLPYIVAERDGAVLGYAYASSYRARSAYRFAIEDSIYIDHRHTGEGLGRALLAELIARCETGPWRQMVAVVALTSAGEGASSVAVHERLGFRTVGRLESVGLKHGQWIDTVLMQRPLGAGDASVPDPDALRQ; from the coding sequence ATGCCCGCCGCCACCCCGCGCCCGCCGTTCCGGCTGCGCGATGCCACCCCCGACGACGTTCCCGCCATCCACGCCATCTACGCGCACCACGTGCGGCACGGCCGCGCCTCGTTCGAGGAAGTCGAGCCCAGCGTCGACGACATGCGCCTGCGCTTTGCCGAAGTGCGCCGCAAGGGCCTGCCCTACATCGTGGCCGAGCGCGACGGCGCGGTGCTGGGCTACGCCTACGCATCGAGCTACCGCGCCCGCAGCGCCTACCGCTTCGCCATCGAGGATTCGATCTACATCGACCATCGCCATACCGGCGAGGGCTTGGGCCGCGCGCTGCTGGCCGAGCTGATCGCGCGCTGCGAAACCGGCCCGTGGCGCCAGATGGTGGCCGTGGTGGCGCTGACGTCGGCCGGCGAGGGCGCCAGCTCGGTGGCCGTGCACGAGCGGCTGGGGTTTCGCACCGTCGGCCGGCTGGAATCGGTGGGCCTCAAGCACGGCCAGTGGATCGACACCGTGCTGATGCAGCGCCCGCTGGGCGCCGGCGACGCCTCGGTGCCCGACCCCGACGCGCTACGCCAGTAG
- the arsC gene encoding arsenate reductase (glutaredoxin) (This arsenate reductase requires both glutathione and glutaredoxin to convert arsenate to arsenite, after which the efflux transporter formed by ArsA and ArsB can extrude the arsenite from the cell, providing resistance.), with translation MITIYHNPRCSKSRETLALVETAAQRLGEPVEVIEYLKTPPTLSTLRQLHTMLGVPVREMIRDGEAVYKELDLADSGLTDAELLAAVADNPILLQRPVVVRDRRAVIGRPPENVAPLLD, from the coding sequence ATGATCACGATCTACCACAACCCCCGTTGCTCGAAGTCGCGCGAGACGCTCGCGCTGGTGGAGACGGCGGCGCAGCGCCTGGGCGAGCCGGTGGAGGTGATCGAGTACCTGAAGACGCCGCCGACGCTGTCCACGCTGCGGCAGCTTCATACCATGCTGGGCGTGCCGGTGCGCGAGATGATCCGCGACGGCGAGGCGGTCTACAAGGAGCTGGACCTCGCCGATTCGGGCCTGACCGACGCCGAGCTGCTGGCGGCCGTGGCCGACAACCCGATCCTGCTGCAGCGGCCCGTGGTGGTGCGTGACCGCCGCGCCGTGATCGGCCGCCCGCCGGAAAACGTCGCGCCGCTGCTGGACTGA